The sequence TGGTTCCTTTTTTCATCCTGTCATAGACACAGGCTTGTTCATAATGGTTGCGCTGCtacagaaaagaaaacattcaaTGTTAGTTAAAGTTACAGTTACGCTAAAGTAAAAAGCAGCATTAGAACTATTGCACAACGAACTGTGCAAAAACTGTGTTGAGGTCTTTCAATATGTACAGTAGTAGGCATTGTGGTAGAGACATTGCAAGGAGATGGCCATAATTTTTAGTGTCAGACATTTGTCAATCATGACCCAAACTTTATTGTGAACtggagatgcaccgatactaaatttctccactgaTAACGATAGCCTATTTTTCAGGGTGATgcagtgccttgcaaaagtattcatcccccttcattttattcacattttgttatgttgctgccttaaCCTCCTTTAAATTCAGATTAAAAACAGATTCGTGACTTAgaactttgcaaatttattaacaataaaaaactaaaataagttcatttcataagtattcatacccttaacTCGGTAGTTGGTTAAAGCActtttacagactcaaatctttttgggtatgatgcgacaagctttacacatctgcatttggcaattttctgccatccttctcctcagatcctctcaaactcttgTCAGGATGGATGTATTTTCAGGGTTTAtatacagagatgttcagttgggttcaagcactagctgggccactcaaggacatagacagagttgtccataagccactcttgcattgttttagttgtgtgcttaggatcattgtcatgttggagaatgaaccttctgtcCTGTCCGAgcttctgaatgttctgggctaggttttcatgatcattatctccgtattttgtgccGTTGAGCTTTTCTTCTACTCTGACAGATGCCCCAGCCCCTGCAgcttttttcagaagtcttccccagatctgtgtctTGATACAATCCCGTCTCAGAGCTcacatgtcttggtttttactttgatatgcatttccagctgttgcaccctttatagagaggtatgtgccgctccaaatcatacttattcaattgaatttggcacaggttaactccactcgaagtgtagaaacatcaacaagcaaaacgaatgcttctgagctaaatttcaagtgtcccagaaaaaggtgtgaatacttatgcaatgtacttatttcaaattaaatttgcaatgttgtcacaaatctgtttttgttttgtcattattgtgcgtggagtgtagattaatgtaattgttttatttaaagtagtttaagttaaggcagcaacataacaaaatgtcaataaaatgaagggggatgaacacttttgcaaggcactgtataTGCCGATACTGATTCTGACGATTAAATGactatttcttaactttctgaatgttattcattcataaaatgattattaatattgaacatcaaactgctgatgtttcttaacattttctatatacagagcacaaattcattgcctttgcctgtcctcttttgattgacaggctatatcggccctgatcatcagcTGTTTTAAAACTATCCTACCATAGCCGATAATGTGAAAATTCACTTTTATCAACCGATACCGATATATCAGTGCAGCTCTAATATAAACTATAGAAAATATAATCCTGAAGTTTGATCCTGAAGGCTTATACAGTAACAGCTATGTAAGACTGCATCTTCTAGCAAAAGGATGCCACTAAATTGACTTAATAAAATAACACTGTAATAACATTGTCAGGTCgaattattaaaacaatacgACACTCAAGATTGTGGTTATATCAAGAATACAGACATGGCTGAACATTTCTTTACGCGTCAATCTAACACAGTATATGTGACTATATTCACGATATAATACAGCATGATTTGTCATTTGTGTTGATTTTCTCTAAACTACATTTTCAAAGAGATACTGATAAATGATACATGTTATTGGAGTCAGTTTGAATGCATGATAATGCTAGAATGAGGCATCATGGGTATGATACCACATTTCAATAAGCTGCCGTCTccaaaaagcaaaaaataatttgagtaATAATGCACGCTCAGCTGGGTGAAGCAAAACTTATGTCACATATTTACCTGTCTTTTGCCAGGGTGCAGTTTGATTCTGTattcctctctctttcttttccgCCTGTAAAAACAGTTTAGAGGATGAGGGACGATTTCCtctaaatgacagaaattaaaGGCTGCTTAATCATTTACGAAGAGCCCTGCGAGGAGCAGAAAAGCAAACACTGCAGTATGCAGATAACCTTgcattacaaaatacataacaTAAACTGCACACTCAGTATAAAACCTAGCGGGGCTGGCTGACAGCATGTTGGACATATGGTGAAAGGAGGGGACAGGATTTCACAGTCTATGAAGTTATAACCATAAACCATATAAGGTTATCACTTCATAAGATATACTTAAACTATACAAAATCATGTTGTTATTaatcatataaaacataatttatacACAGAAAAGTTTCCATATCCAAGATTGTGTCAATATATAATTTAgataaaaagtaatttaatttaatttgatatatttgaaaataattttgtccCAGGCCATGTGTATTATTCAGTTACAGTACCCTGCAGCTACATCTTAAAATACAGGGAAAAATGCCTACTCATACACGTACAGTATACACGTAGGCCTACATAATAGACATATTATCGAAGTGTTAAAACCGCTAGGCGTCTTCATGAGTAATGTGGTAAGACAGCGTAAGGTTACCTGTTCGCCCACGTCACCAATAAAATAAGACCCATCAGAAAAGCACCACCGACCACCCCTGCTCCAATATACACATATAGCATATACCGAAAGCTTCCGAAATCTGAAATAAGAGTTTTTATAACAAATGCTACATGAACTTTGTTACGGGTCAAGGAGTTGTATTGTAAGTACAGACAGTAAATAAACAGAACGCCCCGCCCCGAACTCAGGCCATTGGTTGAGCCAATGTTGATGGGCTGAACTTAACGGTCAACGAGCGTTAGCCATTAGCGCAAACGCTAAcgtttgtttcctttttagatcGTTCTACATATTAACCTAAAATAGTTGATGTACTTTAACACTGAAATATTGGTTCAACCTGTTGAaataaacagcatatgctgggttaggtatgttttgatgctggtttgaccagcacatgaccagcatcaaaacataccaaaccagcatatgctggttttttcaacagggcagTTGCAGTAAACTaactttatatttacaaatacctATCAAATCTAAGACCGTCAATAAATCAACTAAAAACAATTCTGTGTCTGTCTGGAATCATTCAACAATCGCCTATGTTACCTTGGGCAGATAGAGTGGTCAGCAGAACTGTGGTGGATTGGACACCAGCATCTGTAGTGAAGTTGCAACGGTAAAGTCCTCCGTCCTCTTCAATGATGTTCGTCAGGTGTAAACTAACCTCCATAGCATCGCTGCAGTTCAGACTTCCTCTACTGCTGAACTCCTTCAGCTCCAGACCGTCGTCCTGCATCTGGCACGTCGCTATTATAGTACTACTGCCGTCCCCTGGGCCCAGTTTTTCTATGCTTACATGGTAAACCTCACCGTTCTGGATATGGTCACATTTAATGGTCAGGTTGTCATTTTGTGCAGCCACCAACTCAGTGTCAGGCTGAATGGAGATGGTGAAGTTGATTGCTGGACAAATAAAGGGTGCTTTGTTACACAATGTTTCTATCTACAGCAAGTTCTAAAACTTAGTTTCataagtttcattttttaactgcTATGTCATAATACTGTGTTAACTTATAAATTACATTATTCATACGTTTTACCGTATGCTTCAcctgtttttttgacaaatgtgCCTTTGGTCCATGATCCCTGAGGATAGGTCTGTAGAGAGCAATGGTAGTGGCCGACGTCGCTCTGACTAACGTTCATAATAGATACGCTTCCATCCATGGGTGTAGTTTTCAGAAACACAACTCTACCGTCATAAGACGGGGCAAAGCTGGTGCCAAAGTGAGGATGATAAACGGCCATAGGTTGTGAAAGAGATGCTTTAGTCCAAGAGACCATTGTGAGCTGGCCGCTCCATGGGCACAGGCAGTCCAAAACCATTCCCTCCTGAAGTGTGACTGTAGTTTCTGGAGCTTTCACCTCAACAGAACCTACAGTAGACCGTTGTGTAAGCAAGAGAGTCAGACACAGACATGAGCATACATTGTGGGTGTTAAAGGAATACTCCAccaaagaatgaaaattctctcatgaattactcacccccaagttgttccaaatctgtataaatgtatttgttctggtgaacacaaagaaagacatttggaaaaatgttagcaactgacatttctgggacatcattgactaccatagtaggaattataatggtagtcaaaggtgcctagaactgtttgctttcctgaattcttcaaaatatctcattttgtgttcaaaagcacaaaacaaaaataattgaaaCAATTTGAGGGTCAGTAatccatgacagaattttcatttttgggtggagtgtccctttaacccTTGtatgatgtttatgtttttgtaactCTGCCAGTCTTGAACCCACAGcattattctattttatttcaatacagccatataaacatataaatagaCATAATCTATGGTTAATGTTGGATATTTACCTCTGTTAAATGGCATTTACTGTTTGAAAAAAGGccctatttgttttttttatatgttaaaAGGTATGGgtgagaaaaaaataacaacaaacaatgtttatcttgaataaatcaaaatattttgaggttaaaaaaacaatgaatcacATCACAGCATAGAAGAGCAAATCCAGTAACACTTTCGGGCTAAAAAAACTTTACGTTTTAGATCCACGTGAACCTCAAAACgttataaattaacattttatattaagtaTGATTCTGAAGTGCTGTTGCCTTTGCCTTATCTGACTGTGGTTTTCCTCCTTAAATGTTTCACTGAAACTTTATGTAAACCAACAATGACATTTTGAAACTATATCACAACAGTggacaaatacatcaaaataatCCCTATCTTTAAAGGATTATAGAAAACACACTTTCCCATAAATTAACATCATCCTTGAAAAATTCTATATTTACTTCTTTACTATATTTCTTATTTctttaaaacagtgtttttaaagcaataaACTGTATCATTTTAGAAAGTTGTATAACTGTGTATCATTCTTAGTCTAGTATTatacacaatataaacaaaaccTTCTATTGACAAGAACCAAATTCATACAACAAAACAAGCCTTTGAAATTCACCCAAAAGTTACCTTAACGTTAAAAACATTACCTTTAAGCAAACAGAACAACATCACGAGTACCATGAAGTACCAGTAATCCTTTTGTACTGCCACCATCTTGCTCCTCTGAGACAGAATGAATACAGCATTGACAGGAGGACGAGTCAACCACAGACCCTATCTGTCTCCAGCTGCAAGAGTCTGCAGGCACCCCCTCAACAAGTGGTTGAAAACTGTGACAGAGGTGTTAAGATGAACAAACTACAAGGGCCTAAATCCTGTCCCAAACACAGTTTGTTCTCAACTGAAACCAATCTCTGAATTCCCCTGATGAAATTAGatagaaatatttatttgattatcaAATGGAAATGTCACGACCTCATATCACGCATACGTAACGGGATAGTTCCTCCCAaccaagaaaataaataatactgtCATTTACCCACATTATGCATCCATTTCTGGATTAACTAGTGAATACATCAATTAAAGTGAATGATATGAGCAATATCTGAGGTTTCGTTTCCAGTCATTTTGATCTGACAGAATGACAAagcatttactgtaaaaaacatgaattaaagTCTTATGAAAAACAATTTATTGAAATGATTGCATAGAAAAACAACAGTTACACTGTGATACtagaaacatacaaaaaaataaataggcattgaaaaacatttacattcttGACTGAGTTCATGATCTCTATCAACAGTGAGGCACTTTTAGGAGCTGAAGAGTTGTGAGAGATTTCTCAGGCACTTGAGAAGATAGCCGTTCAAGGGTTTGTCACTGTTCTGCTCTGCTTCTAGGAAAACACAGACAGTTGAAAATCATCTCATTCTCTGAAAAGAACCATTTCTGATGACCGAGAGGTAAAAATATGAGGCCGTATAATGATCAAACTGAATATATTCCTACCTTTCCGGGCGGACATGTACACCTCTTCAACTTTCAGTCTGATGGAGGGACACTTTAAAGTGGCCTTTGCCTTCACAAGAGGAGAAATGCAGGATGAAAAGATAAACGGTGAGATGATTGACTCACGTGTAATTTGcctaaatactgtaaatatgatcatgcatatttcttattttacatttttttgctaaaAATGCTGCCCGAGTACTGAAGCAACATTTAGGTGATGGGTTCGATTTTTAGAGAACACACGCAGATGCAAGGCTTGACGGGACTGTGAGTTACTCTGGTTAAAAGCATCTTTCAAATGCACgaaatataaatgcaaaataattgaCGATACCTTCTGATTATTATGCATCAGAGCCCAGAGGGCAGAAGCTCCAATGGTTCGTATATCTGATGATGTACTGCTCAAACAAGAGATCAGCAGCTCAACAGCTTTACCTGAAATATACAACACATACATATTCAATTTATACTGTTTACAATGACCCAAATGGCAAATACTAAGCGATACTAAGTCAATTAAAttgaaaatgatgttttttctaTAAATTATCagtaacataatttattttaaatagcaaaaatgTAATGAGTATAAACATCCATGCCATGTTAAGTCAATGATCTTTAATCCGGTTTCTAAAAAAAGCACTTCAAAGGAAACATTGGTTGGATGTGTAACACTATAATGGCTTTATCGCGGTTGTTGTGACACATCCGGATGAGAAAAGTTTGAGTCTATGTGAAA comes from Triplophysa rosa linkage group LG23, Trosa_1v2, whole genome shotgun sequence and encodes:
- the cd226 gene encoding CD226 antigen isoform X2, producing MVAVQKDYWYFMVLVMLFCLLKGSVEVKAPETTVTLQEGMVLDCLCPWSGQLTMVSWTKASLSQPMAVYHPHFGTSFAPSYDGRVVFLKTTPMDGSVSIMNVSQSDVGHYHCSLQTYPQGSWTKGTFVKKTAINFTISIQPDTELVAAQNDNLTIKCDHIQNGEVYHVSIEKLGPGDGSSTIIATCQMQDDGLELKEFSSRGSLNCSDAMEVSLHLTNIIEEDGGLYRCNFTTDAGVQSTTVLLTTLSAQDFGSFRYMLYVYIGAGVVGGAFLMGLILLVTWANRRKRKREEYRIKLHPGKRQKWTYRE
- the cd226 gene encoding CD226 antigen isoform X3, yielding MVAVQKDYWYFMVLVMLFCLLKGSVEVKAPETTVTLQEGMVLDCLCPWSGQLTMVSWTKASLSQPMAVYHPHFGTSFAPSYDGRVVFLKTTPMDGSVSIMNVSQSDVGHYHCSLQTYPQGSWTKGTFVKKTAINFTISIQPDTELVAAQNDNLTIKCDHIQNGEVYHVSIEKLGPGDGSSTIIATCQMQDDGLELKEFSSRGSLNCSDAMEVSLHLTNIIEEDGGLYRCNFTTDAGVQSTTVLLTTLSAQGGKERERNTESNCTLAKDRNGRTENKEMKTPLLIRELEILQLSYSVQF
- the cd226 gene encoding CD226 antigen isoform X1; amino-acid sequence: MVAVQKDYWYFMVLVMLFCLLKGSVEVKAPETTVTLQEGMVLDCLCPWSGQLTMVSWTKASLSQPMAVYHPHFGTSFAPSYDGRVVFLKTTPMDGSVSIMNVSQSDVGHYHCSLQTYPQGSWTKGTFVKKTAINFTISIQPDTELVAAQNDNLTIKCDHIQNGEVYHVSIEKLGPGDGSSTIIATCQMQDDGLELKEFSSRGSLNCSDAMEVSLHLTNIIEEDGGLYRCNFTTDAGVQSTTVLLTTLSAQDFGSFRYMLYVYIGAGVVGGAFLMGLILLVTWANRRKRKREEYRIKLHPGKRQQRNHYEQACVYDRMKKGTRIAARDKEIYANFQIVRAHEKQKRKQKR
- the cd226 gene encoding CD226 antigen isoform X4, translating into MVAVQKDYWYFMVLVMLFCLLKGSVEVKAPETTVTLQEGMVLDCLCPWSGQLTMVSWTKASLSQPMAVYHPHFGTSFAPSYDGRVVFLKTTPMDGSVSIMNVSQSDVGHYHCSLQTYPQGSWTKGTFVKKTAINFTISIQPDTELVAAQNDNLTIKCDHIQNGEVYHVSIEKLGPGDGSSTIIATCQMQDDGLELKEFSSRGSLNCSDAMEVSLHLTNIIEEDGGLYRCNFTTDAGVQSTTVLLTTLSAQGGKERERNTESNCTLAKDSSATIMNKPVSMTG